In Deltaproteobacteria bacterium, one DNA window encodes the following:
- a CDS encoding flagellar biosynthetic protein FliO, whose product MDGSLSFITALIGLILSMGVFGFLYRRKQKHSNIINLVAYQSLGAKKGVAALQVGNEILVLGIMPNGLRVLKTLEAKEVLEPREEPYSERIQKLRRLKEAVDE is encoded by the coding sequence ATGGACGGATCACTATCCTTTATTACAGCCTTGATAGGGCTGATTTTGTCGATGGGGGTTTTCGGGTTTTTGTACCGCCGGAAACAGAAACATTCCAATATCATTAATTTAGTGGCCTATCAATCCCTGGGGGCTAAAAAAGGTGTGGCCGCCCTTCAGGTGGGGAACGAAATACTGGTCTTGGGTATCATGCCGAACGGATTGAGAGTCCTTAAAACTTTGGAGGCCAAAGAGGTGTTGGAGCCAAGGGAAGAGCCTTATTCGGAAAGAATCCAAAAGCTGCGCAGGCTGAAAGAAGCCGTCGATGAATAA
- the fliP gene encoding flagellar type III secretion system pore protein FliP (The bacterial flagellar biogenesis protein FliP forms a type III secretion system (T3SS)-type pore required for flagellar assembly.), which produces MNNALDLNKVFDLNNPVLSIFFIISLLSILPGILVMLTSFTRIVVVLSLLRQGLGAQQIPPNPVIIGLSLFLTLFVMSPTINAINKDAVQPYTEKKISFTQAFQRAEPSIKKFMLKQTRQKDIALFLKLSKEKAPARFEDLSLKILIPAFAISELKTAFEIGFLIFLPFLLIDMVVASILLSMGMMMLPPVMISLPFKLLLFVLVDGWNLIIGSLVRTFQ; this is translated from the coding sequence ATGAATAACGCTTTAGATCTCAACAAGGTATTCGATTTGAACAATCCGGTCCTGTCCATCTTTTTTATTATCAGCCTCCTGTCCATTCTGCCCGGTATCCTGGTCATGCTGACCTCCTTTACCCGCATTGTGGTGGTCCTTTCCCTGTTACGTCAGGGATTGGGGGCTCAACAGATTCCGCCCAATCCGGTCATTATCGGCCTTTCTTTGTTTTTGACCCTTTTTGTTATGTCTCCAACCATCAATGCCATTAATAAGGATGCCGTTCAACCCTACACCGAGAAAAAAATCTCTTTCACCCAGGCCTTTCAGCGGGCCGAGCCTTCTATTAAAAAATTTATGCTGAAACAGACCCGCCAAAAGGACATCGCCCTTTTCCTGAAACTCTCCAAAGAAAAGGCGCCGGCCAGATTTGAAGACCTTTCCCTTAAAATATTGATTCCGGCCTTTGCCATCAGCGAATTAAAGACGGCTTTTGAAATCGGGTTTTTGATTTTTCTCCCCTTTCTTCTGATTGATATGGTGGTGGCCAGCATTTTATTATCCATGGGTATGATGATGCTTCCCCCGGTAATGATATCGCTGCCCTTCAAGTTATTGCTGTTCGTTTTGGTGGATGGTTGGAATTTAATCATCGGTTCTCTCGTTAGGACTTTTCAATGA
- the fliN gene encoding flagellar motor switch protein FliN, translating to MEQKPEQKEQEVNFEELSGNKPSGTQRDLDFLLDIPLMVSVELGRTRMLINDLLQLGQGSVVELEKLAGEPMEIYVNNRLIARGEVVVVNEKFGVRLTDIVSPSERIKQIR from the coding sequence ATGGAGCAAAAACCGGAACAGAAAGAGCAAGAAGTTAATTTCGAGGAATTGAGTGGAAATAAACCCTCGGGAACCCAGCGGGATTTGGATTTCCTTTTAGATATTCCCCTGATGGTCTCCGTGGAATTGGGCCGGACCAGGATGTTAATCAATGACCTGCTCCAATTAGGGCAGGGGTCGGTAGTTGAACTGGAAAAACTGGCCGGGGAACCCATGGAAATTTATGTCAACAACCGGTTGATCGCCCGGGGCGAAGTGGTGGTGGTCAACGAAAAGTTCGGGGTCAGACTGACCGATATCGTCAGTCCCTCCGAAAGGATCAAACAGATCAGATAA
- a CDS encoding EscU/YscU/HrcU family type III secretion system export apparatus switch protein, translating into MAENQQDRTEKATPRKRQKAREKGQVPKSRDLIAIGNMGGILLVFYYGITPFWEKISGVTTALLSLQYGRDPFLVFRMASFETIRILVPFFLVIVVASIGLNLLQGGLVFKPLQLEFKKLNPLSGFKNIYSTNGFTESMKNLVKFLVGAFLIYHFIRKSLELFPLLMNLEMMELAKTAGHLILRAFVYGFFFYLVLAILDYFLQKRKFDQSLRMSKYEIKEEAKEVEGNPLIKSRLRSLQREMARRRMMEEVPKAAVIITNPQHLAIALHYRDKEMAAPKIVAKGADLVAQRIKELGRKSGIPIVEDKPLARVLFKLELNTYIPPDLYKAVAKIIAHIYKMKKIA; encoded by the coding sequence ATGGCAGAAAACCAGCAGGACCGCACTGAAAAAGCAACCCCGCGAAAACGGCAAAAGGCCCGTGAAAAAGGACAAGTCCCCAAAAGCCGCGATCTGATTGCCATCGGTAATATGGGCGGGATCCTCCTGGTTTTTTATTACGGGATTACCCCTTTTTGGGAAAAAATAAGCGGGGTCACGACCGCTTTGTTGAGTTTACAATACGGGAGGGACCCTTTTCTGGTTTTTAGGATGGCCTCCTTCGAAACGATTCGTATCCTGGTCCCCTTTTTCCTGGTTATCGTTGTGGCCTCCATAGGGCTGAACCTCTTACAAGGGGGACTGGTCTTCAAACCGCTCCAGTTGGAATTCAAAAAACTGAACCCTCTGAGCGGCTTTAAGAATATTTATTCCACCAATGGTTTTACGGAATCCATGAAAAACCTGGTCAAGTTTCTGGTCGGAGCCTTTCTGATCTATCATTTCATACGGAAGAGCCTGGAGCTGTTCCCCTTGTTAATGAATTTGGAGATGATGGAATTGGCCAAAACCGCCGGGCATTTAATCCTGAGGGCTTTTGTTTATGGCTTCTTTTTTTATCTCGTCCTGGCTATCCTGGATTATTTCTTACAAAAACGGAAATTTGATCAATCCCTGCGGATGAGCAAATATGAAATTAAGGAAGAAGCCAAAGAGGTGGAAGGGAACCCCCTGATCAAATCCCGCCTCCGCAGTTTGCAGCGGGAAATGGCCCGACGTCGCATGATGGAAGAAGTCCCCAAGGCCGCTGTGATCATAACCAACCCCCAACATCTGGCCATTGCCCTGCACTACCGGGATAAGGAAATGGCAGCCCCGAAAATAGTGGCCAAGGGTGCGGATCTGGTGGCGCAAAGAATCAAGGAGCTGGGCCGTAAATCCGGTATTCCGATCGTGGAAGATAAACCCCTGGCCAGGGTATTATTTAAACTGGAGCTGAATACTTATATTCCTCCGGACTTGTATAAGGCCGTGGCCAAGATTATCGCTCACATCTATAAGATGAAGAAGATCGCCTGA
- the fliR gene encoding flagellar biosynthetic protein FliR, giving the protein MNNLGDLTHYFSNFLILFIRLGVILSFLPFLSGKQVPRQFKAGLIITLAYVLAPVITMEIKTSDLPTIIVQELLLGLTIGFAVRLIFWGVELAGTLISDAMGISMATMFNPEIGQSTEISTLLGLIAMLLFLTLDLHHDLLYMIVKSYEIIPVTKIQVDTLWVNGISLSGQIFVMGLKIAAPVLVGMIIVNILMGFIYKAAPQINIFFVSMPVHLFVGLLILLFSTPLLIHFLEVRFSGLNEEINRIIIMAKG; this is encoded by the coding sequence TTGAATAACCTCGGCGACTTAACCCATTATTTTTCGAATTTTCTGATTCTCTTCATCCGTCTGGGGGTCATCTTATCTTTCCTGCCTTTTTTGAGCGGAAAGCAGGTTCCCAGGCAGTTTAAGGCTGGATTGATCATTACCCTGGCCTATGTCCTGGCGCCCGTGATTACCATGGAAATAAAAACCTCGGACCTTCCGACCATTATTGTTCAGGAGCTCCTGTTGGGATTGACCATCGGTTTTGCCGTCCGGCTTATTTTTTGGGGGGTGGAGCTGGCCGGGACGCTGATCAGTGATGCTATGGGGATTTCGATGGCCACCATGTTTAACCCGGAAATAGGGCAGTCCACGGAAATATCGACCCTTTTGGGGCTGATAGCTATGTTGCTCTTTTTGACCTTGGATCTTCATCATGATTTGCTCTATATGATCGTCAAGAGTTATGAAATTATCCCGGTCACCAAAATTCAGGTGGACACCCTGTGGGTTAATGGGATTTCCCTCAGCGGTCAGATTTTTGTTATGGGACTTAAAATTGCCGCTCCGGTCCTGGTTGGCATGATTATTGTCAATATCCTGATGGGCTTTATCTATAAAGCCGCTCCCCAGATCAATATCTTTTTCGTCAGTATGCCCGTCCATTTGTTTGTGGGACTGTTGATCTTATTGTTTTCTACTCCCCTCCTGATCCATTTTTTGGAAGTCCGGTTTTCAGGTTTAAACGAAGAGATTAACCGAATCATTATAATGGCCAAAGGATAA
- the fliQ gene encoding flagellar biosynthesis protein FliQ, translating to MTSELLKEIFLDLFMTILLSAGPILLVSLLVGLIISFLQAVTQIQEFTLTFIPKILAVFLCFYLLLPWMAKVVTQYTTNLIENIPMYVK from the coding sequence ATGACCTCGGAATTATTAAAAGAGATTTTTTTGGATTTATTCATGACGATTCTGTTAAGCGCCGGACCGATCCTGCTGGTCAGTCTACTGGTAGGCTTGATCATCAGCTTTCTGCAGGCCGTGACCCAAATCCAGGAATTTACTTTAACTTTTATTCCTAAAATTCTGGCCGTCTTCCTTTGTTTTTATCTGCTGTTGCCCTGGATGGCCAAGGTCGTCACCCAATATACAACCAACCTTATCGAAAATATCCCGATGTATGTTAAATAA
- a CDS encoding flagellar basal body-associated FliL family protein, producing MANEKADIMIDEMGDGTPEKKTAPKKGLGMKMMILVGGVVLLLGGGGYVGYSMLSHEKDKAPKTAHEEKKGPEKMALVSMEPFILNLADPGRHLKVSIQFELKDEKDDAKVKERTPKLRDLIIMLLSSKTVDSVSSAEGKFQLKDEILLRANQAMEKELFKNVYFTDFVMQ from the coding sequence CCGGAGAAAAAGACCGCCCCCAAAAAAGGCCTGGGGATGAAGATGATGATCCTGGTGGGGGGTGTGGTCCTGCTTTTGGGGGGTGGGGGGTATGTCGGTTATTCCATGCTGTCCCATGAAAAAGACAAAGCCCCCAAAACCGCTCATGAAGAAAAAAAGGGGCCGGAGAAAATGGCCCTCGTTTCCATGGAACCTTTTATCCTCAATCTGGCCGACCCGGGAAGACATCTTAAGGTGTCGATTCAGTTTGAATTGAAGGATGAAAAAGATGATGCCAAGGTCAAAGAAAGAACCCCGAAATTAAGGGATTTGATCATTATGCTGTTGAGCAGCAAAACGGTGGATTCTGTTTCTTCGGCGGAAGGGAAATTTCAGTTGAAGGATGAGATTTTACTTCGGGCCAATCAGGCCATGGAAAAGGAGCTTTTTAAAAATGTCTATTTCACGGATTTTGTGATGCAATGA
- the fliM gene encoding flagellar motor switch protein FliM, translated as MNNLLSQDEVDALLKGMDSGEIETESKKGTPGELRNFDFTSYERVIRGRMPGLEMANERFGRFFRNSISNIIMKFVDVHIQGHDLIKFGEFMRTLPLPSSINIFKMEPLKGFALFVIEAPMVFAFVDYFFGGGSKPWVKSEGRYFTPIEQRIIKKIVTTALNDLTTAWQGIIPMEPEHVGSEMNPQFVTIVTPSEAVIKIEIHIEMENFVGKVFFCIPYSMVEPIKDKLFSGIRSDVMSQDQRWIQRLSEILKESYVNLEVEIGQAELSLRDLVNLDVGNVLTLQNSISDDLAVRVEGVRKMQGTAGYSRGNQAVKITRFLDRKN; from the coding sequence ATGAATAACCTCCTCTCCCAAGATGAAGTGGATGCCCTGCTCAAGGGGATGGATTCGGGAGAAATAGAAACCGAATCTAAAAAAGGGACCCCCGGCGAGTTACGAAATTTTGATTTCACCTCTTATGAGCGGGTCATTCGGGGACGGATGCCCGGGTTGGAGATGGCCAATGAACGGTTTGGGCGGTTTTTTCGAAATTCCATTTCCAATATCATTATGAAATTCGTCGACGTCCATATCCAGGGCCATGATTTGATAAAATTCGGGGAATTCATGAGGACCCTCCCCCTGCCGTCGAGTATCAATATCTTTAAAATGGAACCCCTGAAAGGCTTTGCTCTTTTTGTTATTGAGGCCCCCATGGTCTTCGCTTTTGTCGATTATTTTTTCGGGGGAGGGAGCAAACCCTGGGTGAAAAGCGAAGGCCGGTATTTTACCCCTATCGAACAAAGGATTATCAAAAAGATCGTCACCACCGCCTTGAACGATTTGACTACCGCCTGGCAGGGGATCATCCCCATGGAACCCGAACATGTCGGTTCGGAAATGAATCCCCAGTTTGTGACTATCGTTACCCCTTCGGAAGCGGTTATCAAGATAGAAATACATATTGAAATGGAAAATTTTGTCGGCAAGGTATTTTTTTGTATCCCCTATTCGATGGTTGAACCGATCAAGGATAAGTTGTTTTCCGGTATCCGAAGCGATGTCATGTCGCAAGATCAACGTTGGATCCAAAGATTGAGTGAAATTTTAAAAGAATCTTATGTCAATTTGGAAGTGGAAATCGGCCAGGCTGAATTATCCCTTCGGGATCTGGTCAATCTGGACGTAGGTAATGTGCTCACCCTGCAAAATTCTATCTCCGATGATTTGGCCGTTCGAGTGGAGGGGGTCCGGAAAATGCAAGGAACAGCCGGTTACAGCCGGGGGAATCAAGCCGTTAAGATTACCAGATTCCTGGATAGAAAAAATTAA